From a single Thermoanaerobaculia bacterium genomic region:
- a CDS encoding DUF1015 domain-containing protein, which translates to MEIHPFRALRYSPQTIAERGLDNLVAPPYDRVTPKIREELYARAPENIVHFDARKEDGGDVYAEANWQLKDWLRTGAMYHERSAAVWIHQVVFPGRDGTTKARRSLVALVRLEPYEGGSIRPHERTLAKAKEDRLNLLRASHADFGMVFLLSRAPLDPALQTRRAPDLTCRDLAGNRHDAWRVEDTSEHVRFQRLLSTAGSLIADGHHRYETALKFSLSPEAEKLPTAAFKLCAIVDVASPGLEAFAIPRAVSGLPDFSAEAMFGKAQAFFDLTPLGSAEEGRAELEALPRDRSGFLVVTKNGAGLLTLREGAPVSWPAEKSAAWRRLDVSTLEVAFLRGVLGIEPGQIERGEHVSFPKDEDAAVGLARSGGAQMAILLRPTPIDAVQNVVAQGEVLPQKSTLFEPKMISGLFGVSVEDPIV; encoded by the coding sequence ATGGAAATTCATCCGTTCCGGGCGCTGAGGTACTCGCCCCAGACCATCGCCGAACGCGGCCTCGACAACCTCGTCGCGCCGCCGTACGACCGCGTGACGCCGAAGATCCGCGAGGAGCTCTACGCCCGCGCTCCCGAGAACATCGTCCACTTCGACGCGCGGAAGGAAGACGGCGGCGACGTCTACGCCGAGGCGAACTGGCAGCTGAAGGACTGGCTGCGGACCGGCGCGATGTACCACGAGCGCTCGGCGGCGGTGTGGATCCACCAGGTCGTCTTCCCGGGGCGCGACGGGACGACGAAGGCGCGGCGGTCGCTCGTGGCGCTCGTCCGGCTCGAGCCGTACGAGGGAGGGTCGATCCGCCCGCACGAGCGCACGCTCGCCAAGGCCAAGGAGGACCGGCTGAACCTCCTGCGCGCATCGCACGCCGACTTCGGGATGGTCTTCCTGCTGTCGCGCGCTCCGCTCGACCCGGCGCTCCAGACGCGCCGCGCGCCGGACCTCACGTGCCGGGACCTGGCCGGCAACCGCCACGACGCGTGGCGCGTCGAGGACACCTCCGAGCACGTGCGGTTCCAGAGGCTCCTCTCGACGGCGGGGTCGCTCATCGCCGACGGCCATCACCGGTACGAAACCGCGCTCAAATTCTCGCTTTCGCCGGAAGCCGAGAAGCTGCCGACCGCCGCGTTCAAGCTGTGCGCGATCGTCGACGTCGCCTCGCCCGGTCTCGAAGCCTTCGCCATCCCTCGGGCGGTTTCGGGGCTCCCCGATTTCTCGGCCGAGGCGATGTTCGGGAAGGCGCAGGCGTTCTTCGACTTGACGCCGCTCGGGTCCGCCGAGGAGGGACGGGCGGAGCTCGAGGCGCTCCCGCGCGACCGCTCCGGTTTCCTCGTCGTCACGAAAAACGGTGCGGGGCTCCTGACGCTGCGGGAAGGGGCGCCGGTCTCCTGGCCGGCGGAGAAGAGTGCGGCGTGGCGGCGGCTCGACGTCTCGACCCTCGAGGTCGCGTTCCTGCGCGGCGTTCTGGGCATCGAGCCCGGACAGATCGAGCGCGGGGAGCACGTGTCGTTTCCCAAGGACGAGGACGCGGCCGTCGGGCTCGCCCGGAGCGGCGGCGCGCAGATGGCGATCCTGCTCCGGCCGACGCCGATCGACGCCGTGCAGAACGTCGTCGCCCAGGGCGAGGTGCTGCCGCAGAAGTCCACGTTATTCGAGCCCAAGATGATCAGCGGTCTATTTGGGGTGTCGGTCGAGGATCCCATCGTTTAA